In Bifidobacterium scardovii JCM 12489 = DSM 13734, the genomic stretch TCGTTCCGCTGTTCTGCGTGGCTTTATTCGCCTCTCAGCGTCATCCGATGCGTTTGCGTGGGTTGTACGGTTTAAGCAACGCCTGTTTTTTGAGCGATGTCACGATATTAATTAATCGTTGATATTACGCCATTTATTTGTTTTGTTAGCGTTGTCACGATATAATTAAAGCGTGACACGATGCGAATTTTGTGACAAGGAACTCCCCGAGGCTCAGGGTCGGGGCCGCAAACGTCGGTTCTGTGACGACCGGTGCCGCCAGGCGGCGCACCGGGCCGGGGAGCGAATGCCCGTGCCGCCGGGGATGGCGATGGCGAACCGCTGGGTGTGCTGGAAGAAAGTCGTGCGCGGCGACGGCACGTCCAAGATGCCCGTCACCTGCGACGGCTCCCCCGCGTCCAGCACCGACCCCGCCACATGGACGGCGCTCGTCAGCGCGGAATCCTCCGACATGGGCGACGGTCTCGGATTCGCGCTTGGCGGCGGATTCGCGTGCATCGACCTCGACCACTGCTACGACGAACGCAACCACCTGGCCGGCTGGGCGAAGATGCTGATCGCCCCCGTGGCCGATTCCACGTGGATCGAGATCAGCCCGAGCGGCGACGGCCTGCACATCTGGGGACGCTGCGCCGAACGCACCGGGCTGAAGGTCCGCAATGATCTCGGCATGAACGTCGAGGCCTACAGTCAGGGACGCTATATGACCTACACGGGCCGCCGGTTCCGCAAGAGTCCGGCGAAGCTCGCCGACCTGACGTTCCTGTTCGACGTGATCGCACGTCTCGACTGACCCGAAAGGGGGTGCACGTTGCCACGCCCAAGAAAAACAGCCGGGCACCGCATGCCGTCCGGGCTCATCAAGGACGGCAAGGGCCAGACCCTGTGGCGTGACCTGACCGACAAGTGGGAATTCACGGAATCCGAATACCGGATGCTGGAAAACGCCTGCTACACCGCCGACCGTATCGTCAAGGAACGCCGCGCAATCGGCGACACCCTGACGGTCTCCGGCAGTCAAGGGCAGATCGTCGCGCATCCGTTGCTCGCACAGCTCAGGCTCGACGAGGAGCACCTCGCCAAGACACTCGCCCGCATCGTCATGCCGGAACCCGACGAAAAGGCCGGTGCTTCGGCCGACGAGGGCGACAGGTCGACTAGGATGCGCGACGTGGCCCAGTCCCGGTGGGGAAAGGCGTACGGTGGGTGATGGCGAGGCTGCGCACACAACGATCCGCAGCCTACGTTCCCTCCCGCCAAGCCGAATACCGGGAGATCATCGACTGGTACCGTGACACGCTCGCCAACGAACCCGCCCGCAGGTGGAACATGCAGCCGACGCTGATCGGCCCGACATGGAAGCGCGACGAGAACGGCTGGATATTGCCCGAGATCACGCTCGGCTGGCAGTTCCTCGCATGGAGCGGCTACTGGCTGCGCAACTCGAAGCAGCGGGCGCCGTGGAAGTGGACGAACGAGCAGGCCCGCTTCTGGTTGTGGTACTACAGTCTGGACGAGCACGGCACGCCGATCCACGACAATGCGGTGCTGCAGCGGCTCAAGGGCTGGGGCAAGGATCCGATGGCCGCCGGCGGCGCGGTCACGTCATGCTTCGCTCACCTCACGTTCGACCACTTCGACGCCAACGGAGAGCCCGTGGGCCGTGAGGAGCCGAACGCATGGGTGCAGGTGTGCGCCGTGTCCCAAGAGCAGACGAAGAACACGATGAAACTGCTGCCCGGGCTCATCCCCGCCGAGACCCGACGCCATTACGGCATCCAGCTCGGCAAGCTGAACATGTACGCGCTCGGCGACAGCAGGCAGATCGAGGCTGTCACCTCAAGCCCCCTCGCATTGGAGGGCGGTCGGCCCACGTTCCTGATCCGCAACGAGACGCAGAACTGGAATTCCTCGAACGGCGGCCATGACATGGACGGCGTCCTGTCCGGTAACGCGGCCAAGTCCGAGGATTCGGTCAACGTGAAGATGCTCGATATCTGCAACGCGTACCGCGACGGCGAGGACAGCGTGGCCCAGCGCGTGCGCGAGGCGTGGGAGGGCACGCAGGGCGACCCGAACAGCGACGACAAGGGATTGCGCCCCAAATACATGGACTTCGGACTGCTCTACGACTCGATCGAGGCCGCTCCGGACACTCCTATGACCGAGGAGTCGATACCGAAGGTCGTCGAGGACGTTCGCGGCGACTCCACGTGGCTGTCCACGGCGAAGATCGTGCGT encodes the following:
- a CDS encoding bifunctional DNA primase/polymerase; the protein is MANRWVCWKKVVRGDGTSKMPVTCDGSPASSTDPATWTALVSAESSDMGDGLGFALGGGFACIDLDHCYDERNHLAGWAKMLIAPVADSTWIEISPSGDGLHIWGRCAERTGLKVRNDLGMNVEAYSQGRYMTYTGRRFRKSPAKLADLTFLFDVIARLD
- a CDS encoding terminase encodes the protein MARLRTQRSAAYVPSRQAEYREIIDWYRDTLANEPARRWNMQPTLIGPTWKRDENGWILPEITLGWQFLAWSGYWLRNSKQRAPWKWTNEQARFWLWYYSLDEHGTPIHDNAVLQRLKGWGKDPMAAGGAVTSCFAHLTFDHFDANGEPVGREEPNAWVQVCAVSQEQTKNTMKLLPGLIPAETRRHYGIQLGKLNMYALGDSRQIEAVTSSPLALEGGRPTFLIRNETQNWNSSNGGHDMDGVLSGNAAKSEDSVNVKMLDICNAYRDGEDSVAQRVREAWEGTQGDPNSDDKGLRPKYMDFGLLYDSIEAAPDTPMTEESIPKVVEDVRGDSTWLSTAKIVREIINPKNPVSESRRKWFNQCEAPEDAYVTSQEWDANEHPELKLEPGEEITMFLDCSLTDDATALVACRVSDGFTKPLGLWQRPPGKRGDTWKVPRESVDDAVREAMRVYRVVAFWGDPSHVLDDETGLHYWDPLFDAWHRVYGRRLKLWARPEGRDRHSVMFDMVRLDVQKRFVEYVDQAYTAICDRDFPHDGDARLRAHMLNARRQPTRAGMSVAKEGRESKRKIDLAFCAIAARGMRREYLNNRKRGGGQVW